One segment of Metallosphaera cuprina Ar-4 DNA contains the following:
- the gatE gene encoding Glu-tRNA(Gln) amidotransferase subunit GatE yields the protein MSEYKSLGLKVGLEVHQQINTPIKLFCECPTSLEEDNQAMIERYLKPVVSELGQVDVAAFFEWEKGKKIVYEVPGRSSCLVECDEEPPHPINIDAIKLGLAMTLAFNGEPIDEIFVMRKTVIDGSNTSGFQRTAIVGLGGHIKDIEGEISIQTIAIEEDAGRKLEDAPEYVKYNLDRLGIPLIEISTGPDIRSPEQAKRVALTIGQMLRLTGKVKRGLGTIRQDLNVSINGGVKTEIKGVQELDLIPKIIENEAKRQVELLKIKDELNSRITKEEFVRRALEMDLTKLFISSKSRLVQSELRKGGKVMGVLAPGFKGILGRQLMPNRRFGTEISDYVKALAGLGGIFHSDELPNYGITEEEVRDVEKELGLKENDGFVIVVGPEERIRKALQVIKDRLAQAFDGVPKETRSANEDGTSKFMRPQPGSARMYPETDVPSILSRELLDEAKKIMPPTPEEKLKILMSIGLNEELAKQILNSPRLDFFETLVQKYSNVPPTVIATTLENTLKYVKSQGGNVDKISDEDIETLIASLSEGSISKDSLSQILLEYCAPNSSSDLKSIISKYTTMSDEEIVKIVKEVIVRYREEVKEKREKAFSLLMGRVMEKVRGKAEGKKVAEIIRQVMKEELG from the coding sequence ATGAGTGAATATAAAAGTCTAGGATTAAAGGTCGGCCTAGAGGTTCATCAGCAAATAAACACTCCGATCAAGCTTTTCTGTGAATGTCCTACATCTCTAGAAGAAGATAATCAGGCAATGATTGAAAGATATCTGAAACCTGTGGTCAGTGAGCTAGGTCAGGTGGACGTGGCGGCCTTCTTTGAGTGGGAGAAGGGGAAAAAGATCGTTTATGAGGTTCCAGGGAGATCTAGTTGTCTTGTTGAATGCGATGAGGAACCTCCTCATCCTATTAATATAGACGCAATAAAGCTAGGATTGGCTATGACGCTGGCGTTCAACGGAGAACCTATCGATGAGATCTTCGTAATGAGGAAAACCGTGATAGATGGTTCAAACACTTCAGGTTTTCAGAGGACTGCGATAGTTGGGCTTGGTGGACATATCAAAGATATAGAGGGGGAGATAAGTATACAGACAATCGCTATTGAAGAGGACGCAGGAAGGAAACTTGAAGATGCACCGGAATACGTAAAGTATAACCTTGACCGATTAGGGATCCCACTGATAGAAATTTCTACCGGTCCGGACATAAGGTCTCCTGAACAGGCTAAAAGGGTGGCGCTGACTATAGGCCAGATGCTTAGGTTAACCGGGAAAGTTAAGAGAGGACTTGGTACGATCAGGCAAGATCTAAACGTTTCCATTAATGGGGGAGTTAAAACTGAGATAAAAGGGGTTCAAGAGCTCGATCTTATACCCAAGATCATAGAGAATGAGGCTAAGAGACAAGTTGAACTTCTAAAGATAAAGGATGAGTTGAACTCCAGGATCACGAAGGAAGAGTTCGTCAGAAGAGCTTTAGAAATGGATCTCACTAAGCTCTTCATATCGTCTAAAAGTAGGCTAGTTCAATCCGAGCTCAGGAAAGGTGGGAAAGTTATGGGTGTCCTAGCTCCAGGATTCAAAGGTATTTTAGGAAGACAACTGATGCCTAACAGAAGGTTCGGAACCGAGATTTCAGACTACGTTAAGGCTTTGGCTGGATTGGGAGGAATATTTCACTCCGATGAGCTCCCCAACTACGGAATAACCGAGGAAGAGGTCAGAGACGTAGAGAAGGAATTGGGACTAAAGGAAAACGATGGGTTCGTTATTGTGGTGGGACCTGAGGAGAGAATCAGGAAGGCTTTGCAAGTTATCAAGGATAGACTAGCTCAAGCATTTGATGGGGTACCCAAAGAAACTAGATCTGCAAATGAAGATGGGACAAGTAAATTCATGCGTCCGCAACCTGGTTCAGCGAGAATGTATCCAGAAACTGATGTACCTTCTATATTGTCCAGGGAACTTTTAGATGAGGCTAAGAAAATCATGCCGCCTACCCCAGAAGAGAAACTTAAGATCTTGATGAGTATAGGTCTGAACGAGGAGCTTGCAAAACAGATATTAAACAGCCCGCGTCTAGATTTCTTCGAGACGCTAGTTCAGAAGTACTCTAATGTACCTCCTACAGTTATAGCCACAACGCTTGAGAACACATTGAAGTATGTCAAATCACAAGGAGGTAACGTTGATAAGATCTCTGACGAGGATATAGAGACGTTAATAGCTAGTTTAAGCGAGGGAAGTATCAGCAAGGACTCCTTATCCCAGATACTTTTAGAGTATTGCGCACCTAACTCGTCTTCCGATCTCAAATCCATCATCTCCAAGTATACAACTATGTCCGATGAAGAGATAGTTAAGATAGTTAAAGAGGTGATAGTCCGGTACAGAGAGGAGGTAAAGGAGAAAAGGGAAAAAGCTTTCAGTCTTCTCATGGGAAGGGTTATGGAGAAAGTTAGAGGAAAGGCAGAAGGGAAAAAGGTAGCAGAAATAATAAGGCAAGTAATGAAAGAGGAGTTAGGATGA
- a CDS encoding transcriptional regulator translates to MSLAPPCEYSVKELLPAMRSIIATKLVKDKGYPLYRAAIMMGVTPAAIANYMNGKRGKAVKSIIEKDPRLMEMISDLVEKMSASPGSTQLSSYYCILCAEGKKSLKRNGISLPSCLYETNVMLK, encoded by the coding sequence ATGTCTTTGGCTCCTCCTTGCGAATATTCAGTGAAGGAATTGCTACCTGCCATGAGGTCTATAATAGCAACCAAGTTGGTTAAAGATAAAGGCTATCCACTATATAGGGCCGCAATAATGATGGGAGTCACGCCAGCGGCTATAGCTAACTATATGAACGGTAAGAGAGGAAAGGCAGTTAAAAGCATAATAGAGAAAGATCCTAGGTTAATGGAGATGATAAGTGATCTGGTTGAGAAGATGAGCGCATCCCCTGGTTCCACTCAGTTATCGAGTTACTACTGTATACTCTGTGCGGAAGGGAAGAAGTCGTTGAAGAGAAACGGGATTTCTCTTCCTTCTTGCTTATACGAGACGAACGTCATGTTGAAATAA
- a CDS encoding adenosylcobalamin-dependent ribonucleoside-diphosphate reductase: MQSDTNVLSLSKISVIKRDGKKEEFKLEKILSKLGPMHDEIVEGIVKDVLQNSTDNVINTRVIADIVERNLIEGSLEHQELMDLAKRYVLSRIYNHVFGKGKWKGIDDKDLLISYNALKVLEARYLLKNPETLRYVETPQMMFRRVASYLAGVEREKRKEIEEKFYDIMSTLRFVPNTPALMNSGTRLGILSACFVLPVKDSMTTQNGDGIYDTLRAMALVHQQGGGTGFDFSELRPKGDVVASTAGVASGPVSFMKIFDVSTDVVKQGGKRRGANMGVMHVWHADIEDFIRSKTGDLKDVQLQNFNISVGVYDYFMEAVMKEEQVPLITPRKTKIKGTDHEYYIVKARNYMREDWVQEEILRELEERGPVYLDESKIITVDEALAIAESEGAIIRWVNARNLFQQIVKGAWDSGDPGLLFIDEINRRHPVWYLGKIQATNPCGEEPLLSWESCNLGSLNLELFVKEKNGKPYIDWEDLTNVIKYAVRFLDNVVDANRYPLPQIEQATKMTRKVGLGVMGLARALIKLGIPYDSVDAIYVSYNLAKFIYYQAMKASIELAKEKGSFPAYDPVRYKDIWESAKEFEDILAISEVKGEPSDYAKAIMAEAAKIDISELKDLRMRYGLRNATVVSVAPTGTISIIAGTSSSIEPLFALAFIRNVAVGKFMEIDPLFLEYLRKYELDTPEVIKKIAESGEVGDNPFVPKTIRRLFRTAHEVEPMYHVLHQAAWQQWNDSGTSKTINLRSEETEETVGKVYLTAWRLGIKGITVYRDKSKSQQVIYFGLKKEREEKSKQTTSLRLEKKFVEVSENFSGGCKTCEL; encoded by the coding sequence ATGCAGAGTGATACAAATGTATTATCTCTTTCAAAGATCTCTGTGATCAAAAGGGACGGTAAAAAGGAAGAGTTCAAGCTTGAGAAGATCTTATCTAAGCTAGGTCCTATGCATGACGAAATCGTAGAAGGGATAGTCAAGGACGTTCTACAGAATTCTACTGATAATGTAATAAATACTAGAGTAATAGCTGACATAGTGGAAAGGAACTTAATTGAAGGCTCTTTAGAACATCAAGAGCTAATGGATCTAGCCAAGAGATACGTTTTATCTAGGATATATAACCATGTTTTCGGTAAGGGAAAATGGAAAGGGATAGACGATAAAGACTTACTGATTAGTTACAACGCTCTTAAGGTTTTAGAGGCTAGATACCTGCTAAAGAACCCAGAGACTCTTAGATACGTTGAAACTCCTCAGATGATGTTTAGGAGAGTGGCATCCTACTTAGCTGGGGTTGAAAGAGAGAAGAGGAAGGAGATTGAGGAAAAGTTCTATGATATCATGTCCACCCTCAGATTCGTTCCTAACACTCCAGCCTTAATGAATTCGGGCACTAGGCTAGGCATACTCTCAGCGTGTTTCGTACTACCAGTGAAGGACTCAATGACAACACAGAACGGAGACGGGATATACGACACCCTGAGGGCTATGGCTCTAGTTCATCAGCAGGGAGGTGGGACGGGCTTCGATTTCTCGGAGCTAAGACCTAAAGGCGACGTTGTTGCCTCTACTGCTGGAGTAGCCTCAGGACCAGTCTCATTTATGAAGATATTTGACGTCTCCACCGATGTTGTGAAACAAGGAGGTAAGAGACGAGGAGCTAATATGGGGGTAATGCACGTATGGCACGCCGACATAGAGGACTTCATTCGTTCAAAAACTGGGGATCTAAAAGACGTTCAGTTGCAGAACTTCAACATTTCAGTCGGGGTCTATGACTACTTTATGGAGGCCGTAATGAAAGAAGAACAAGTACCTCTTATAACTCCAAGGAAGACTAAGATAAAGGGAACCGATCACGAATATTACATAGTCAAGGCAAGGAATTACATGCGTGAGGATTGGGTTCAGGAGGAGATCTTAAGGGAGCTTGAGGAGAGGGGCCCAGTCTATTTAGATGAAAGTAAGATAATTACCGTAGACGAGGCTTTAGCTATTGCTGAGAGTGAGGGAGCTATAATTAGATGGGTTAACGCGAGAAATCTATTCCAACAGATAGTTAAGGGGGCGTGGGACTCAGGGGATCCAGGTCTTCTTTTTATAGATGAGATAAATAGAAGGCATCCAGTTTGGTATCTTGGTAAAATTCAGGCGACTAACCCATGTGGAGAGGAGCCTCTCCTATCATGGGAGTCCTGCAATCTAGGCTCCCTGAACCTAGAACTGTTTGTAAAGGAAAAGAACGGTAAACCTTACATTGACTGGGAGGATTTAACAAACGTAATCAAATACGCAGTAAGGTTCTTAGATAACGTTGTAGACGCAAACAGATATCCTCTACCTCAAATAGAGCAGGCAACTAAGATGACTAGGAAAGTTGGATTAGGAGTAATGGGACTGGCCAGAGCGCTGATTAAGTTAGGTATACCGTACGATAGCGTTGACGCCATTTACGTTTCCTACAACTTAGCCAAGTTCATCTATTATCAGGCAATGAAGGCTTCAATAGAGTTAGCCAAAGAGAAGGGTTCATTCCCTGCATACGATCCTGTCAGGTATAAGGATATATGGGAGTCAGCTAAGGAGTTCGAGGACATACTAGCAATATCTGAGGTAAAGGGTGAGCCGTCCGATTACGCTAAAGCTATTATGGCCGAGGCAGCTAAGATAGACATATCAGAACTCAAGGACCTCAGGATGCGTTACGGTCTCAGGAACGCCACTGTAGTTTCTGTAGCCCCTACGGGAACGATCTCTATAATCGCTGGTACGTCTTCCTCAATAGAACCACTCTTTGCCCTAGCCTTCATAAGGAACGTAGCTGTAGGGAAGTTCATGGAGATCGATCCTCTCTTCTTGGAGTACTTGAGGAAATACGAGTTGGACACTCCAGAAGTCATAAAGAAGATAGCGGAGAGCGGAGAAGTTGGGGACAACCCATTCGTACCTAAGACAATAAGGAGACTATTCAGAACTGCCCATGAAGTGGAGCCTATGTACCACGTACTTCATCAGGCGGCGTGGCAGCAGTGGAACGATTCAGGTACATCAAAGACGATAAACTTGAGGAGCGAGGAGACGGAGGAGACAGTTGGGAAGGTCTACTTGACAGCCTGGCGTTTAGGGATAAAGGGAATTACTGTATATAGAGACAAGTCTAAGTCACAACAAGTGATTTACTTCGGTCTTAAGAAGGAGAGAGAGGAGAAGTCAAAACAAACGACATCGCTTAGGCTAGAAAAGAAGTTTGTAGAAGTTAGTGAGAACTTTTCGGGCGGATGTAAGACTTGTGAGCTCTAG
- a CDS encoding arginine--tRNA ligase — MDILAKIKLDISSCIGESLGVPGDYIYKIMQYPPKEEMGDLAIPLPALKVNPQKELEVRSKFVKSYNVSGPFLNVKLNEREVFIELFSSMNRDYGLEKVERPKKIIIEHTSANPIHPLHIGHLRNAIIGDTLVRLSKARGHDVISRFYVNDSGRQVALLIYGLSKLGYPEPAQGVKKDIWAGLIYAMTNIILEIRSLTDQLKLAQESEYREKITKRDELVGLASEIRSKNQEYFDRIAEAVKNDPDPEGKINEIIKRYEDGDPEIKAVVRKYVNYVLEGFRESLEKLGITFDYFDYESDILWSGEVKSVLRSALSSKARIEYKGTEALELNKYVDEEIRRELRIPEGLEIPPLVLTRSDGTTLYTVRDIAYTIRKFISTNAEQVINVIAEQQSVPQIQLRAALYLLGYPEMAKNLIHYSYSMVTLPGTTMSGRLGRYISLDEIYDKVMLTVLEKTKDRGGVNVAEIVNSAIRYAIISVSANRPITFNVSKVTNFEQNSGPYLQYTYVRAYNILAKYPHEINLNVDYTDVVMEKRKILMALLKFPEVFKVSADSLQPETLVSYLRSLADSFNSWYDKERVIQEPDERKRMTRLNLVKGVETVIRNGLQVLGISSLTKM, encoded by the coding sequence ATGGATATCCTAGCGAAGATAAAGCTGGACATATCAAGTTGCATAGGAGAGAGTCTCGGAGTACCTGGAGATTATATATATAAAATAATGCAATATCCTCCCAAGGAGGAGATGGGAGATTTAGCGATTCCCCTCCCTGCCCTTAAGGTTAATCCTCAGAAGGAACTTGAAGTCAGATCCAAGTTCGTAAAGTCATATAACGTATCTGGCCCCTTCCTGAACGTTAAGTTAAATGAACGAGAGGTATTCATTGAACTCTTCTCGTCGATGAACCGAGATTACGGCCTGGAGAAAGTCGAGAGACCAAAGAAGATAATAATTGAACACACCAGCGCTAATCCAATTCATCCATTGCACATAGGTCATCTAAGGAACGCTATTATAGGAGACACGTTAGTGAGATTATCTAAGGCAAGAGGCCATGACGTCATTTCAAGGTTCTACGTTAACGATAGCGGAAGGCAGGTAGCTTTACTCATTTACGGCCTCTCCAAGTTAGGCTATCCTGAACCAGCTCAGGGAGTGAAGAAAGACATTTGGGCCGGTTTGATATACGCCATGACAAATATAATCCTGGAGATAAGATCTTTAACAGATCAACTAAAGCTAGCTCAGGAATCGGAATATAGGGAAAAAATAACCAAGAGAGATGAACTAGTGGGTTTAGCCTCAGAAATCAGATCTAAGAATCAAGAGTACTTTGATAGGATAGCTGAGGCAGTAAAGAACGATCCAGATCCTGAAGGTAAAATCAATGAGATAATCAAAAGATACGAAGACGGAGATCCGGAAATAAAGGCGGTAGTTAGGAAATACGTTAACTACGTGTTAGAGGGCTTTAGAGAGAGCTTAGAGAAGCTGGGAATAACCTTCGATTATTTCGATTACGAAAGTGACATCTTATGGTCTGGTGAGGTCAAGTCGGTCCTTAGATCAGCTCTCAGTTCTAAGGCTAGGATAGAGTATAAGGGGACAGAAGCTTTGGAGCTTAATAAATACGTTGATGAGGAGATTAGGAGGGAGCTGAGGATACCCGAGGGTCTAGAGATACCCCCGCTAGTGCTCACAAGATCAGATGGAACCACTCTTTATACCGTGAGAGATATAGCTTACACCATCCGAAAGTTCATTTCAACTAACGCGGAACAAGTGATAAACGTTATAGCAGAGCAGCAGTCAGTTCCACAGATTCAATTAAGGGCTGCCTTATATCTCCTCGGCTATCCTGAGATGGCGAAGAACTTAATCCATTACTCGTACAGTATGGTAACTTTACCCGGAACGACTATGAGCGGGAGATTAGGTAGATACATCTCACTGGACGAGATATACGATAAGGTAATGCTAACCGTATTGGAGAAAACCAAAGATAGGGGAGGAGTAAACGTTGCGGAGATAGTGAACTCTGCTATAAGATATGCAATAATTTCAGTCTCAGCTAACAGACCAATAACGTTTAACGTGAGTAAGGTAACGAACTTTGAGCAGAACAGCGGTCCGTATTTACAGTACACTTACGTGAGGGCATACAACATTCTTGCTAAGTACCCTCATGAAATTAACCTTAATGTGGACTACACGGACGTCGTTATGGAGAAGAGGAAGATACTCATGGCTCTGCTTAAGTTCCCAGAGGTCTTTAAGGTGTCAGCGGACAGCTTGCAACCTGAAACTCTAGTTTCGTATCTAAGGAGTCTGGCCGATTCATTTAACAGTTGGTATGATAAGGAAAGGGTTATACAGGAGCCGGATGAGAGGAAGAGAATGACTAGGCTAAACTTAGTTAAAGGAGTGGAAACTGTGATCAGAAACGGCCTTCAGGTTCTAGGAATAAGCTCATTAACTAAGATGTAA
- the thsA gene encoding thermosome subunit alpha produces MAGVPVLLFKEGTSRSTGRDALRNNILAARTLAEMLRSSLGPKGLDKMLIDSFNDVTITNDGATIVKEMEIQHPAAKLLVEAAKAQDSEVGDGTTSAVVLAGLLLEKAEALLDQNIHPTIIIEGYKKAFNKALEILTQISTKIDVRNLQDPSVRSSLKKIVYTTMASKFIAESESEMNKMIDIIIDAVSKVAEPLPNGGYSVSLDLVKIDKKKGGTIEDSVLVHGLVLDKEVVHPGMPKRVERAKIAVLDAALEVEKPEISAKISITSPDQIKSFLDEETKYLKEMVDKLASIGANVVVCQKGIDDIAQHFLAKKGILAVRRVKRSDIEKLEKALGARIISSVKDATPEDLGYAELVEERRIGNDKMVFIEGAKNPRAVNILLRGSNDMALDEAERSINDALHALRNILLEPMIVPGGGAIEVELAMKLREYARSVGGKEQLAIEAYADALEEIPSILAETAGMEPISTLMDLRARHVKGLANAGVDVINGKIIDDTFSINVLEPVRVKRQVLKSSTEAATSVLKIDDLIAASQLKSEGKGKTPGGEEGEGAGMGGGAPSFG; encoded by the coding sequence ATGGCTGGAGTTCCAGTTCTTCTATTTAAAGAAGGTACTTCAAGATCAACCGGGAGGGATGCGTTAAGGAACAACATACTTGCGGCTAGAACTTTAGCTGAGATGCTTAGATCTAGCCTTGGTCCTAAGGGACTCGACAAGATGTTGATAGATAGCTTTAACGACGTAACCATAACCAATGACGGTGCGACTATAGTCAAGGAGATGGAGATTCAACACCCTGCTGCTAAGCTACTCGTGGAGGCCGCTAAGGCTCAGGACTCTGAGGTAGGAGATGGCACAACCAGCGCTGTCGTTCTAGCTGGTCTACTACTTGAGAAGGCAGAAGCGCTCTTGGACCAGAACATTCACCCAACGATAATAATTGAAGGGTACAAGAAAGCCTTCAATAAAGCCCTTGAAATTTTAACCCAGATCTCGACTAAAATTGATGTAAGGAACTTGCAGGATCCGTCAGTTAGGTCTAGCCTCAAGAAGATAGTTTACACTACTATGGCGAGCAAGTTCATTGCCGAGTCGGAGTCAGAAATGAACAAGATGATTGACATCATAATTGATGCCGTTTCCAAAGTCGCTGAACCTTTACCCAATGGTGGATATAGCGTGAGCCTAGATCTGGTTAAGATTGACAAGAAGAAAGGTGGAACGATAGAGGACAGCGTTTTGGTTCACGGACTAGTTTTAGACAAGGAAGTTGTTCATCCAGGTATGCCAAAGAGAGTGGAGAGAGCGAAGATAGCTGTATTGGACGCGGCTCTAGAGGTGGAGAAGCCAGAGATCTCAGCTAAGATAAGCATAACTAGCCCAGATCAGATAAAGTCTTTCCTAGACGAGGAAACCAAATATCTAAAGGAGATGGTAGATAAGCTAGCCAGTATCGGAGCTAACGTTGTGGTGTGCCAAAAGGGAATCGATGACATAGCTCAGCATTTCTTGGCTAAGAAGGGAATCCTCGCTGTAAGGAGAGTTAAGAGAAGCGATATAGAGAAACTAGAGAAGGCTTTAGGCGCGAGGATTATAAGTAGCGTGAAGGACGCTACTCCAGAGGATCTAGGGTACGCCGAGTTAGTTGAGGAGAGAAGGATAGGAAACGACAAGATGGTCTTCATTGAAGGGGCTAAGAACCCAAGAGCTGTAAACATCTTGCTCAGAGGATCAAACGATATGGCTCTCGACGAGGCTGAGAGGAGCATAAACGATGCGCTTCACGCTCTAAGGAACATATTGCTCGAACCCATGATAGTTCCAGGAGGAGGAGCTATAGAGGTAGAGTTGGCCATGAAGCTCAGGGAATACGCGAGGAGCGTTGGAGGCAAGGAGCAGTTAGCTATAGAGGCTTACGCTGACGCTCTAGAAGAGATCCCAAGCATACTAGCTGAGACGGCAGGGATGGAACCCATATCTACGTTGATGGACCTCAGAGCTAGGCATGTCAAAGGGTTGGCTAACGCTGGCGTAGATGTAATAAACGGTAAGATAATAGATGACACGTTCTCAATTAATGTGCTGGAACCTGTTAGAGTGAAGAGACAAGTGCTAAAGAGCTCTACTGAGGCAGCCACCTCAGTACTCAAGATAGACGACCTGATCGCAGCCTCTCAACTCAAGTCTGAAGGAAAGGGCAAGACTCCAGGAGGAGAAGAAGGAGAAGGAGCTGGAATGGGTGGAGGAGCTCCATCCTTCGGATAA
- a CDS encoding replication initiator protein WhiP produces the protein MEAILVLLHARPLRTSEISSNLGYETKYVSSYLSYWKRKGLMYQEGGRWYLTPQGESLAASIIDSYSNSRFKEMLVIAKQMLGEQVKGSMNNKNRQSNQKEDESVLSFIESKTKSKVNKSQKLDPTVCLSDISEKLDKDERDILFFLLERYKQWGSTYVYIDQLQDEYKADSAWLFRVLRGLQTKKILYLYNDPKLGFRIGFSQNVKRKLDSC, from the coding sequence ATGGAGGCTATACTTGTACTTCTTCACGCTAGGCCCCTAAGGACATCCGAGATATCGTCGAATTTAGGTTATGAGACTAAGTACGTGAGCAGTTATTTGAGCTACTGGAAAAGGAAAGGGTTGATGTATCAAGAGGGTGGAAGATGGTACCTCACTCCTCAGGGAGAATCGTTAGCGGCCTCAATAATAGATTCTTACTCTAACTCAAGGTTCAAGGAAATGCTGGTCATAGCAAAACAAATGTTAGGAGAACAGGTTAAAGGATCAATGAACAACAAAAATAGACAAAGCAATCAAAAAGAAGATGAGAGTGTTTTGTCGTTCATTGAGTCTAAAACCAAATCAAAAGTCAATAAATCACAAAAGCTAGATCCTACGGTTTGTCTATCGGACATTTCTGAAAAGTTAGATAAAGATGAGAGAGATATTTTGTTTTTCTTACTTGAGAGATATAAACAGTGGGGATCTACTTACGTCTACATAGACCAACTTCAGGATGAGTACAAGGCTGACTCTGCATGGCTTTTTAGAGTTCTAAGAGGATTGCAAACAAAAAAGATCCTCTATCTATACAACGATCCCAAATTAGGGTTCAGAATAGGGTTTTCTCAGAACGTAAAGAGAAAGCTGGACAGTTGTTAA
- a CDS encoding ATP-NAD kinase family protein, with translation MKVGFLVNPYAGSGGRIGLKGSDNFRVYNPETPQRVKRFLSRAPDVEYLVPRGKMGEEYFRGTSRRYTLLNSGKDESTREDTILSVREMIERGVMIIVFVGGDGTARDVSEIAKDLVPIVGVPSGVKMHSGVFATNPESAGDLLTYFIEGKAKTVKAEVIDVDEEEYRRGRFVIKLFFIVNTISFGDYLTPSKEEYNYSGELDDIANFFINKLLNNDTIYIMGPGATVKRIEQMLGYEPNFLSVDIFQGKKLIKSGANYDDLLKLTGELKVVLTPIGGQGFIIGRGNQELGIEVLKRVSKEDIIILSSRLKLSRISCLRFDTGDPSLDRKFSGVYRVIVGYDEYMTISTCSIT, from the coding sequence TTGAAAGTGGGATTTCTGGTTAATCCATATGCCGGTTCTGGTGGAAGGATAGGACTTAAAGGTAGCGATAATTTTAGGGTCTACAACCCTGAGACTCCTCAGAGAGTGAAAAGGTTCCTATCTAGGGCACCAGACGTAGAGTATCTTGTACCTAGAGGTAAGATGGGTGAAGAGTATTTCAGAGGAACCTCCAGGAGATACACATTACTTAATTCAGGAAAGGATGAGTCTACTAGGGAGGACACCATCCTTTCCGTCCGAGAAATGATAGAGAGAGGCGTAATGATAATAGTCTTCGTGGGTGGAGACGGTACGGCGAGAGACGTCAGCGAGATCGCCAAAGACCTCGTCCCAATCGTTGGAGTGCCTTCAGGAGTCAAGATGCATAGTGGAGTGTTCGCTACCAACCCAGAGAGCGCGGGGGATCTCCTAACGTATTTCATCGAAGGGAAAGCTAAAACGGTAAAAGCTGAGGTGATCGACGTTGACGAGGAGGAGTATAGGAGGGGAAGGTTCGTTATCAAGCTATTTTTTATTGTAAATACTATATCATTTGGAGATTATCTCACACCAAGTAAAGAAGAATATAATTATTCTGGAGAATTAGATGATATAGCCAATTTTTTTATAAATAAATTATTAAATAACGACACGATATACATTATGGGCCCGGGGGCCACAGTGAAGAGAATTGAACAGATGCTCGGATATGAACCGAATTTCCTTTCGGTAGATATATTTCAAGGGAAAAAACTAATTAAATCTGGAGCTAATTACGACGACCTTCTTAAATTAACCGGGGAGTTAAAGGTTGTCTTAACCCCTATAGGAGGACAAGGGTTCATAATAGGGAGAGGAAACCAGGAGTTAGGGATCGAAGTATTGAAAAGAGTTAGCAAAGAGGACATAATTATCCTTTCGTCCCGTTTGAAGCTAAGCAGGATTAGCTGCTTGAGGTTTGATACGGGAGATCCAAGTCTCGATCGTAAGTTCAGTGGAGTTTACAGGGTAATAGTCGGATATGATGAGTACATGACGATCTCGACGTGTAGTATCACTTAG
- a CDS encoding DUF4443 domain-containing protein — protein sequence MSEISALEEATKPRQGNKPSYDEAYVILALNIIYDESPVGRITLMRKLGLGEASMKTMLRRLKEMGLIAVDKVGGNQLTDKGKELIEAWRSRVSIRPAALESLKWKCIQIALKNGEGLVDRFGVIRLRDEIIRMGAEASLITVKRNGLEIPPRTDEFSINSLLQEVTFLSNQFDRGTLIIYITPQDIHLAYKVATRLLQFESGISG from the coding sequence ATGAGCGAAATCTCTGCCTTAGAGGAGGCTACAAAGCCTAGGCAGGGTAATAAACCTAGTTACGATGAGGCTTACGTTATTCTGGCACTTAATATAATCTATGATGAGTCTCCGGTAGGAAGGATAACTCTAATGAGGAAACTAGGACTAGGAGAGGCCTCAATGAAGACCATGCTAAGAAGGCTAAAGGAGATGGGACTGATCGCAGTAGATAAGGTGGGCGGAAATCAGCTAACTGACAAAGGTAAGGAATTGATTGAAGCGTGGAGATCTAGGGTCAGCATAAGACCAGCAGCCCTAGAATCGTTGAAGTGGAAGTGCATCCAAATAGCTCTTAAAAACGGGGAGGGTTTGGTTGACAGGTTTGGGGTGATCAGACTTAGGGACGAGATAATAAGGATGGGCGCTGAGGCTTCCCTAATAACAGTTAAAAGGAATGGCTTAGAGATACCTCCCAGAACGGACGAGTTCTCAATAAACTCTCTTTTACAAGAGGTAACCTTTCTTTCAAATCAGTTCGATCGTGGGACTCTCATCATTTATATTACTCCTCAGGACATTCATCTAGCGTATAAAGTTGCAACGCGATTATTACAATTTGAAAGTGGGATTTCTGGTTAA